From the Clostridium cagae genome, the window TTATGTTAATAACATAAAAATATTAATATTTTTCACTATTCTTGCAGTATTACCATCTATAGTTATAATGTTGACATCTTTTACAAGAATAGTAATTGTATTTTCATTTATTAAAAGTGCTATGGGTGTACAACAAGCAATACCTAATCAAATTTTAACGGGACTAGCATTGTTTCTTACTATATTTATCATGTCACCAGTTTATAATGAAGTTAATACAAAGGCATTTCAGCCGTATGTTGAGCAGAGTATAACACAGGAAGAAGCTATTGAAATAGGTTCAAAACCAATAAAAGATTTTATGCTCAAACAAACTAGAGAAAAAGATTTAGAGTTATTTGTAGAGATTAATAATGTGAATAAAGAGGAATTAACTAGAGAAAATATTTCATTTACAACTTTGATTCCTGCATTTGCGATAAGTGAACTAAAAACAGCGTTTCAAATAGGATTTTTAATATATTTGCCGTTTATAGTAATTGATATGGTTGTAGCAAGTGTACTTATGTCCATGGGTATGATGATGTTACCGCCAGCTATGGTATCATTGCCATTTAAATTATTATTATTCGTAATGGTAGATGGATGGTACTTACTCGTAAAATCGTTAATTATGAGCTTTTCGTGAGGTGAAAATTTATGAGTCAAGCTTTATTAAATGGTGTTGTTAAAGATACTATAATAGTTGCGGCAAAACTGGCAGCTCCAATACTACTTGTAGTATTAATTGTTGGATTGCTTATAAGTATTATACAAGCAACAACCCAAATTCAAGAACAAACTTTAACTTTTGTTCCTAAATTAATTGCTGGAGCTATTGTTGGAATATTTTTAGGAAGCTGGATGCTTCAAACCTTAATGTCTTTTACAACAAGAATATTTGAACTAATTACAAAAGTTACAGCGTAAAGGGGAGGTAGTGCATTGTGATTGAAACGGCCTACTTTCTTGCATTATTTTTTATATTTTTAAGATTAACATCTTATTTTGTTATTGTTAATGCATTTTTTCAAACAGGAACACCACATATATTAAAAGGAACATTAAGTTTAATAATATCTATTGCAGTATTAGCTGGAGTAGATTATTCAACTGTCAATGAAATAAATAATGTATATTATTTAATCATTTATGGATTAAATGAAGTTATGACTGGTTTAGTACTGGGTTTTATAACTAACATGATTTTTGAAGTAGTAAAATTTGCGGGAAGCTGGATGGATATTCATGCAGGCTTTTCTATGGTATCGGTATTAGATCCAACTTCACATTCTCAAACTACTTTAATTGGAAATTTTTCTTATATGATAGCCACAGTTATTTTCTTTATTGTGGATGGTCATCATATAGTAATAAAATTATTAATTGAAAGTTTTAGAATAGTACCTATTGGTCAAACATTGGTTTATCAAGAGACTATGATGGCTGTAATATCTACTATTACTGAGTATTTTGTATTAGGAGTGAAAATAGCAGTACC encodes:
- the fliP gene encoding flagellar type III secretion system pore protein FliP (The bacterial flagellar biogenesis protein FliP forms a type III secretion system (T3SS)-type pore required for flagellar assembly.), whose product is MRKNKNKVVFVLILAFAIITFCGIKAYAVPEGIDLPQVNVAIGDGESSPNDYVNNIKILIFFTILAVLPSIVIMLTSFTRIVIVFSFIKSAMGVQQAIPNQILTGLALFLTIFIMSPVYNEVNTKAFQPYVEQSITQEEAIEIGSKPIKDFMLKQTREKDLELFVEINNVNKEELTRENISFTTLIPAFAISELKTAFQIGFLIYLPFIVIDMVVASVLMSMGMMMLPPAMVSLPFKLLLFVMVDGWYLLVKSLIMSFS
- the fliQ gene encoding flagellar biosynthesis protein FliQ translates to MSQALLNGVVKDTIIVAAKLAAPILLVVLIVGLLISIIQATTQIQEQTLTFVPKLIAGAIVGIFLGSWMLQTLMSFTTRIFELITKVTA